A genome region from Setaria italica strain Yugu1 chromosome III, Setaria_italica_v2.0, whole genome shotgun sequence includes the following:
- the LOC111255652 gene encoding cationic peroxidase SPC4-like, with protein MAPPLAAAVGLLLAAAAVVSARAPLSLTELQATNATSGDGLSVYFHLESCPQLETLVRSNVDAALRQNVRLTAGLLRLFFHDCFPQGCDASILLDNGERNLPPNVGLQQEVLNLIEDIRAKVHAQCGATVSCADITVLATRDAVNLAGGPAFSVSLGRLDSLAPASDNDVFKLPPPTATVDELLSAFNAAGLTDPADLVSLSGAHTVGKARCSAFGAISGPASDDITRCITEPCSAAGSGDRLRDLDFLTPSVFDNIYFIELTLKKNKGVMLPSDQALVTDPRTSWLVQGFADNHWWFFDQFKTSMIKMSNLKGPQGNVGEVRRTCFRRNSAGSTVQNAGDEGLVSPA; from the exons gccgccgtgggcctgctcctcgccgccgccgccgtcgtcagcGCGAGGGCGCCTCTGAGCCTGACTGAGCTGCAGGCTACCAACGCCACCAGCGGCGACGGCCTGTCGGTGTACTTCCACCTGGAGTCGTGCCCGCAGCTGGAGACCCTCGTCCGCTCCAACGTCGACGCCGCGCTCCGCCAGAACGTCCGCCTCACCGCCGGCCTACTCCGCctcttcttccacgactgcttcccGCAG GGCTGCGACGCTTCCATCCTCCTGGACAACGGCGAGCGCAACCTCCCCCCCAACGTGGGCCTCCAGCAGGAGGTGCTCAACCTCATCGAGGACATCCGCGCCAAGGTCCACGCCCAGTGCggcgccaccgtctcctgcgccgacatcacCGTCCTCGCCACCCGCGACGCCGTCAACCTGGCCGGCGGCCCCGCCTTCTCCGTGTCCCTGGGCCGCCTCGACAGCCTCGCGCCCGCCTCCGACAACGACGTCTTCAAGCTCCccccgcccaccgccaccgtcgacgAGCTCCTCTCCGCCTTCAACGCCGCGGGCCTCACCGACCCGGCCGACCTCGTCTCGCTCTCCGGCGCCCACACCGTGGGGAAGGCGCGCTGCAGCGCGTTCGGCGCCATCTCCGGCCCCGCCAGCGACGACATCACGAGGTGCATCACGGAGCCGTGctcggcggcgggcagcggcgaCCGGCTGCGGGACCTGGACTTCCTGACCCCCAGCGTGTTCGACAACATCTACTTCATCGAGCTGACgctgaagaagaacaagggGGTGATGCTGCCGTCGGACCAGGCTCTGGTGACGGACCCGCGCACCAGCTGGCTCGTCCAGGGATTCGCCGACAACCACTGGTGGTTCTTCGACCAGTTCAAGACCTCCATGATCAAGATGAGCAACCTCAAGGGCCCACAGGGAAACGTCGGCGAGGTCAGGCGCACCTGCTTCAGGCGCAACTCCGCCGGCTCCACCGTCCAgaacgccggcgacgagggccTTGTCTCCCCTGCTTGA
- the LOC101766189 gene encoding WAT1-related protein At1g25270 isoform X2 gives MGVGGGSGDVARPVAAMVLVQVIFAGVNIFYKLAVCDGMDMRVLVAYRYLFASAFLAPLAYFIERRNRTKLTWRVVVLSFICGLTGGSLAQNLYISGMKLTSATFASATTNLIPAATFVLALIFRYERLAIRTFSGQAKLAGTLLGVGGAMLLTFYKGADVTPWHSSVNLVAHQHRQQLEVVAEATNRVMGSLLCISSCFFYAIWLILQAKLSKEYPFHYSSTALMCAMSTLQSVAFALCYDRDPGQWRLGFDVRLLSVVYSGVLASGVMLVVLSCSLLLGEKLHLGSALGAVLIVMGLYAVLWGKGRETELAAKVAELPTDDDDVDDRRRIDVVVQLPTAMSCLPPHTIHSSDHQANTDSHSQPEEDQLQRSTTR, from the exons atgggcgtcggcggcggttCTGGCGATGTTgcgaggccggtggcggcgatggTGCTGGTGCAGGTCATCTTCGCCGGCGTCAACATCTTCTACAAGCTGGCGGTGTGCGACGGCATGGACATGAGGGTGCTCGTCGCCTACCGTTACCTCTTCGCCTCCGCCTTCCTCGCGCCACTCGCATATTTCATCGAGAG GAGGAACCGAACCAAGTTGACGTGGAGAGTGGTGGTGCTGTCTTTCATCTGCGGCCTCACCGG GGGCTCGCTAGCGCAGAACCTGTACATCTCCGGCATGAAGCTCACCTCCGCCACCTtcgcctccgccaccaccaacctcatccccgccgccaccttcgtCCTCGCCCTCATCTTCCGCTACGAGCGCCTCGCCATCCGCACCTTCTCCGGCCAGGCCAAGCTCGCCGGCACCCTGCTCGGCGTAGGCGGGGCCATGCTGCTCACCTTCTACAAGGGCGCCGACGTCACGCCATGGCACAGCAGCGTCAACCTCGTCGCACACCAACACCGGCAGCAGCTGGAGGTCGTCGCCGAGGCCACCAACCGCGTCATGGGGTCGCTGCTGTGCATCAGCAGCTGCTTCTTCTACGCCATCTGGCTCATCCTGCAGGCCAAGCTCAGCAAAGAGTACCCCTTCCACTACTCCAGCACCGCGCTCATGTGTGCCATGAGCACGCTGCAGTCCGTCGCCTTCGCGCTCTGCTACGACAGGGACCCCGGGCAGTGGCGCCTCGGCTTCGACGTCCGCCTCCTCTCCGTCGTCTACTCGGGCGTCCTCGCCTCGGGCGTCATGCTCGTCGTGCTGTCCTG CTCCCTGCTCCTGGGCGAGAAGCTGCACCTCGGCAGCGCGCTCGGCGCAGTGCTCATCGTCATGGGCCTCTACGCCGTGCTCTGGGGCAAGGGACGAGAGACTGAGCTGGCCGCCAAGGTCGCCGAGCTGCcaaccgacgacgacgacgtcgacgacAGGCGGCGCATCGACGTGGTCGTGCAACTCCCCACCGCCATGAGCTGCCTGCCGCCGCACACAATCCATTCCTCCGATCACCAGGCCAACACCGACTCTCACTCTCAGCCGGAGGAGGACCAGCTGCAGCGATCCACGACGAGatga
- the LOC101764426 gene encoding uncharacterized protein LOC101764426: RASKETGEARVEPAICGLGLGDGRRQADRQTSAPAILLRVPHPTQTQEKPSRRPERRARGRRKPSNQSIPNPHSIPPSNPTKLPHTMPATDSSSSPATPLASIGRSIRSLRRDHNQIHSFPTPHPHSDLDAADAFQRRAAKLLSDLLAPDGDLLSLAWTTRLLDAFLLCLVEFRALLFGPGADAASRPPLDRLVADFFDRAVKALDLCNAVRDGLDLVRQWRKHLAIAAAVLSASTDPTAPLGEAQIRRARKALTDLTILMLDDRDGGGGVVGQRNRSFGRASKDARPHGHGQGHHRRSSSGGSSGSGSGSHLRSLSWSVSRAWSAARQLQAIGGGLPVPRPQDITATGGLASAVYTMGAVLFIVSFALVAAIPCQDRGLQAHFSVPRNFPWSDPATTLYDRIVEESKKKDRKNSCGLLKEIHQIELCSRHLMHVTDTAEFPLPKDKDAYAQEAAQELVQVCQSLKDGLDPLERQVREMFHLIVRTRTEILDCLSRPHGAE, translated from the coding sequence AGGGCCAGCAAGGAGACAGGTGAGGCCAGGGTGGAGCCAGCAATTTGCGGCCTCGGGTTGGGAGATGGGAGGAGACAGGCGGACAGACAAACCTCCGCTCCTGCCATTTTGCTACGCGTCCCCCACCCCACCCAGACCCAGGAGAAGCCTAGTAGAAGGCCGGAGCGGAGAGCGAGGGGAAGAAGAAAGCCGAGCAACCAATCCATCCCAAACCCCCATTCGATTCCTCCATCCAACCCTACCAAGCTCCCGCACACAATGCCGGCCACcgattcctcctcctccccggccacGCCGCTCGCCTCCATCGGCCGCTCCATCCGCTCCCTCCGCCGCGATCACAACCAGATCCACTCCTTCCCCACCCCGCACCCGCACTccgacctcgacgccgccgaTGCCTTCCAGCGCCGCGCCGCCAAACTCCTCAGCGACCTCCTCGCCCCCGATGGCGACCTCCTCTCCCTCGCCTGGACGACCCGCCTCCTCGACgccttcctcctctgcctcgtGGAGTTCCGCGCCCTCCTCTTCGGCCCCGGGGCCGACGCCGCCTCCCGCCCCCCGCTCGACCGCCTCGTCGCCGACTTCTTCGACCGCGCCGTCAAGGCGCTCGACCTCTGCAACGCCGTCCGCGACGGCCTCGACCTCGTTCGCCAGTGGCGCAAGCACCTCGCCATCGCAGCCGCCGTCCTCTCGGCCTCGACCGACCCGACCGCGCCGCTCGGGGAGGCCCAGATCCGCCGCGCGCGCAAGGCGCTCACCGACCTCACCATCCTCATGCTCGACGacagggacggcggcgggggagtCGTCGGCCAGCGCAACCGCTCCTTCGGGCGCGCCAGCAAGGACGCCCGgccccacggccacggccagggacaccaccgccggagcagcagcggcgggagctctggctccggctccggctcccaTCTAAGGTCCTTGTCCTGGAGCGTGTCCCGGGCCTGGTCCGCGGCACGACAGCTGCAGGCGATCGGCGGAGGACTACCCGTGCCCCGCCCGCAGGACATCACCGCCACGGGGGGCCTTGCCTCGGCAGTCTACACCATGGGCGCCGTGCTCTTTATCGTGTCCTTTGCGCTTGTGGCCGCGATCCCCTGCCAGGACCGCGGCCTCCAGGCGCATTTCTCCGTGCCCAGGAACTTCCCCTGGTCTGACCCCGCCACCACACTCTACGACCGCATCGTCGAGGAGTCCAAGAAGAAGGACCGCAAGAACTCGTGCGGCCTGCTCAAGGAGATCCACCAGATCGAGCTCTGCTCCAGGCACCTCATGCACGTCACTGACACCGCCGAGTTCCCATTGCCCAAGGACAAGGATGCTTATGCGCAGGAGGCCGCGCAGGAGCTAGTGCAGGTGTGCCAATCGCTCAAGGACGGCCTCGACCCTCTTGAGCGGCAGGTCAGGGAGATGTTCCACCTGATTGTGCGCACCCGCACAGAAATCCTTGACTGCTTGAGTAGGCCGCATGGCGCAGAGTGA
- the LOC101764825 gene encoding cationic peroxidase SPC4 has translation MASSSSRVAVLLLAISSAALCAVLSSATVTVNEPIVDGLSWSFYDASCPSVEGIVRWHVTEALRRDIGIAAGLIRIFFHDCFPQGCDASVLLSGSNSEQLEIPNVTLRPAALKLIDDIRSALHHACGPKVSCADITTLATRDAVVASGGPYFDVPLGRRDGLAPASSNLVGTLPAPSFDVPTLIEAFKNRSLDTADLVALSGAHTVGLSHCNSFSDRLPPTADDTMDPAFREKLTAKCAKDPNGTVVTQVLDVRTPDAFDNKYYFDLIAKQGLFKSDQGLIDHPATKRMATRFSLNQGAFFDQFARSMVKMSQMDVLTGNKGEIRLNCAVRNARASGLQTAADEGLAADA, from the exons ATGGCCAGCTCCAGCAGCAGAGTGGCCGTCCTCCTCCTTGCCATCTCATCTGCAGCCCTGTGCGCCGTCCTTTCGTCGGCCACCGTGACCGTGAACGAGCCCATCGTGGACGGCCTCTCGTGGAGCTTCTACGACGCGTCGTGCCCCTCGGTGGAGGGCATCGTGCGGTGGCACGTCACGGAGGCGCTCCGGCGCGACATCGGCATCGCCGCCGGACTCATCCGCAtcttcttccacgactgcttcccGCAG GGTTGCGACGCTTCCGTGCTCCTGTCGGGTTCCAACAGCGAGCAGCTTGAGATCCCCAACGTGACGCTGCGCCCCGCGGCGCTGAAGCTCATCGACGACATCCGCTCCGCCCTCCACCACGCGTGCGGCCCCAAGGTGTCGTGCGCCGACATCACCACGCTCGCCACCAGGGACGCCGTCGTCGCGTCCGGAGGTCCCTACTTCGACGTCCCCCTCGGGCGCCGCGACGGCCTCGCGCCGGCGTCGAGCAACCTCGTCGGAACCCTGCCGGCCCCCTCCTTCGACGTGCCGACGCTGATCGAGGCGTTCAAGAACCGCAGCCTGGACACGGCGGACCTGGTGGCGCTGTCCGGCGCGCACACCGTGGGGCTCAGCCACTGCAACTCCTTCAGCGACCGGCTGCCGCCCACCGCCGACGACACCATGGACCCGGCCTTCAGGGAGAAGCTGACGGCCAAGTGCGCCAAGGACCCCAACGGGACGGTGGTGACGCAGGTGCTGGACGTGCGGACGCCCGACGCCTTCGACAACAAGTACTACTTCGACCTGATCGCGAAGCAGGGGCTCTTCAAGTCGGACCAGGGCCTCATCGACCACCCGGCCACCAAGCGCATGGCCACCCGCTTCTCCCTCAACCAGGGCGCCTTCTTCGACCAGTTCGCAAGGTCCATGGTGAAGATGAGCCAGATGGACGTGCTCACCGGCAACAAGGGAGAGATCCGCCTCAACTGCGCCGTGCGCAACGCCAGGGCATCAGGACTCCAGACCGCCGCCGACGAGGGGCTCGCCGCGGACGCCTGA
- the LOC101765769 gene encoding tubby-like F-box protein 7 — protein MSFRSMVRDLRESFGNISRRNFEVRIHHRGKSLGSSSDLQDRPVVIQQSRWASLPPELLRDVMKRLEEDESSWPSRKDVVSCASVCTTWRDMCKDIVRSPEICAKLTFPVSLKQPGPRDGVIQCFIKRDKSKLTYRLYLCLSSAVLDENGKFLLAAKRSRRTTHTDYAISMDSKNFSRSSTGYIGKLRSNFLGTKFIIYDTQPPYNAGRLCSQERAPSRRFSSRKVSPKVPIGSYPIAQVNYELNVLGTRGPRRMQCTMQSIPESAVEPGGVVPGQPKELLPRLFDESFRSTATSLSKYSIADSSMDLSSCRYSEFGGGNQQGDDNDADKERPLVLRNKAPRWHEQLQCWCLNFRGRVTVASVKNFQLIACVAQAAAARASAPPGQTQPQASSSHDTVILQFGKVARDMFTMDYRYPLSAFQAFAICLTSFDTKLACE, from the exons ATGTCATTCCGGAGTATGGTTCGTGATTTAAGAGAAAGCTTTGGGAATATATCAAGGCGGAACTTTGAGGTGAGAATTCATCACAGAGGGAAGTCTCTTGGATCTTCAAGTGACCTGCAAGACAGGCCTGTGGTAATTCAGCAAAGCAGATGGGCTAGCCTACCTCCTGAGTTACTCCGCGATGTGATGAAAAGGTTGGAGGAAGATGAGAGTAGCTGGCCATCCCGCAAGGATGTTGTTTCTTGTGCCTCTGTTTGTACAACATGGAGGGATATGTGTAAAGATATAGTGAGAAGTCCAGAAATTTGTGCGAAGCTCACATTTCCAGTATCTCTTAAGCAG CCTGGACCCCGGGATGGAGTAATCCAATGTTTCATAAAAAGGGACAAATCAAAACTAACGTACCGTCTCTACTTGTGCCTTAGCTCTG CTGTGCTTGATGAGAACGGGAAGTTCCTACTCGCTGCCAAAAGGAGCCGGAGGACGACGCACACGGACTATGCCATTTCTATGGATTCAAAAAATTTCTCTCGATCGAGTACTGGCTACATTGGGAAGCTGAG GTCAAATTTCCTTGGAACCAAATTTATCATTTACGACACGCAGCCTCCATACAACGCTGGGAGACTTTGCTCTCAGGAACGGGCCCCCAGCCGTCGGTTCTCTTCCAGGAAAGTCTCACCGAAAGTTCCAATCGGTAGCTACCCCATTGCACAGGTGAACTATGAGCTGAATGTGCTCGGCACCCGGGGGCCAAGGCGGATGCAGTGCACTATGCAATCCATCCCAGAATCAGCAGTAGAGCCTGGCGGTGTTGTGCCTGGGCAACCGAAAGAGCTCCTCCCGAGGTTATTCGACGAGTCCTTCCGCAGCACAGCAACTTCTCTCTCCAAGTACTCCATCGCAGATAGCTCCATGGACTTGAGCAGTTGTCGGTACTCGGAGTTTGGCGGAGGAAATCAGCAAGGCGACGACAACGATGCAGACAAGGAGAGGCCCCTGGTTCTGCGCAACAAGGCGCCGAGGTGGCACGAGCAGCTGCAATGCTGGTGCCTCAACTTCCGTGGGCGTGTGACGGTGGCATCAGTCAAGAACTTCCAGCTGATAGCTTGTGTGGCACAGGCAGCCGCAGCAAGGGCTTCGGCACCTCCTGGACAGACGCAGCCCCAGGCGTCGTCAAGCCACGACACGGTGATCTTGCAATTCGGCAAAGTTGCAAGGGATATGTTCACCATGGACTACCGGTACCCGCTGTCGGCCTTCCAGGCCTTCGCCATATGTTTGACCAGCTTTGACACGAAGCTGGCCTGTGAATAG
- the LOC101766189 gene encoding WAT1-related protein At1g25270 isoform X1 — protein MGVGGGSGDVARPVAAMVLVQVIFAGVNIFYKLAVCDGMDMRVLVAYRYLFASAFLAPLAYFIERRNRTKLTWRVVVLSFICGLTGGSLAQNLYISGMKLTSATFASATTNLIPAATFVLALIFRYERLAIRTFSGQAKLAGTLLGVGGAMLLTFYKGADVTPWHSSVNLVAHQHRQQLEVVAEATNRVMGSLLCISSCFFYAIWLILQAKLSKEYPFHYSSTALMCAMSTLQSVAFALCYDRDPGQWRLGFDVRLLSVVYSGVLASGVMLVVLSWCVKRRGPLFASVFNPLMLLVVAVLSSLLLGEKLHLGSALGAVLIVMGLYAVLWGKGRETELAAKVAELPTDDDDVDDRRRIDVVVQLPTAMSCLPPHTIHSSDHQANTDSHSQPEEDQLQRSTTR, from the exons atgggcgtcggcggcggttCTGGCGATGTTgcgaggccggtggcggcgatggTGCTGGTGCAGGTCATCTTCGCCGGCGTCAACATCTTCTACAAGCTGGCGGTGTGCGACGGCATGGACATGAGGGTGCTCGTCGCCTACCGTTACCTCTTCGCCTCCGCCTTCCTCGCGCCACTCGCATATTTCATCGAGAG GAGGAACCGAACCAAGTTGACGTGGAGAGTGGTGGTGCTGTCTTTCATCTGCGGCCTCACCGG GGGCTCGCTAGCGCAGAACCTGTACATCTCCGGCATGAAGCTCACCTCCGCCACCTtcgcctccgccaccaccaacctcatccccgccgccaccttcgtCCTCGCCCTCATCTTCCGCTACGAGCGCCTCGCCATCCGCACCTTCTCCGGCCAGGCCAAGCTCGCCGGCACCCTGCTCGGCGTAGGCGGGGCCATGCTGCTCACCTTCTACAAGGGCGCCGACGTCACGCCATGGCACAGCAGCGTCAACCTCGTCGCACACCAACACCGGCAGCAGCTGGAGGTCGTCGCCGAGGCCACCAACCGCGTCATGGGGTCGCTGCTGTGCATCAGCAGCTGCTTCTTCTACGCCATCTGGCTCATCCTGCAGGCCAAGCTCAGCAAAGAGTACCCCTTCCACTACTCCAGCACCGCGCTCATGTGTGCCATGAGCACGCTGCAGTCCGTCGCCTTCGCGCTCTGCTACGACAGGGACCCCGGGCAGTGGCGCCTCGGCTTCGACGTCCGCCTCCTCTCCGTCGTCTACTCGGGCGTCCTCGCCTCGGGCGTCATGCTCGTCGTGCTGTCCTGGTGCGTCAAGCGCCGCGGCCCTCTGTTCGCTTCCGTCTTCAACCCGCTGATGCTGCTGGTCGTTGCCGTCCTCAGCTCCCTGCTCCTGGGCGAGAAGCTGCACCTCGGCAGCGCGCTCGGCGCAGTGCTCATCGTCATGGGCCTCTACGCCGTGCTCTGGGGCAAGGGACGAGAGACTGAGCTGGCCGCCAAGGTCGCCGAGCTGCcaaccgacgacgacgacgtcgacgacAGGCGGCGCATCGACGTGGTCGTGCAACTCCCCACCGCCATGAGCTGCCTGCCGCCGCACACAATCCATTCCTCCGATCACCAGGCCAACACCGACTCTCACTCTCAGCCGGAGGAGGACCAGCTGCAGCGATCCACGACGAGatga